TTTGAATCCAAGCGGCAGGAGTTCTGTCACCGTCGCGCTCTCGACGTCGATCTCGGCGATCGCGTTGTTCTCCTGCAGCGAGACCCACGCGGTCGCCGAGTCGTCGCTCACCGTGACGTACTCGGGCTCGAAGTCCTGCGAGGCGCTCGCGCCCGGCCCGAATACTCTGATCCCCCGCTCCCGCAGTTCGTCCTCCATGCCGTCGAACCGGCTGAAATCCGCCGTACTGACGGTGGCCGCGTCCGCGCCCGCCGAGACGTCGATGACGCTGACCGATCCCTGGGGGTCGACGGAGTAGTCGTCGCTCGGTTCCCCTTCGTTGGCGACGAGCGCCGTCTGTCCGTCGGGCGTGAACGTCACCTTGTCGGGCAACGCGCCGACCGTCGCCGTCCCGAGCAGTTCGAGCGTGCTGGGGTCGTAGAAGCCGACCTGTCCCGGGTCCTGTGCGTTCTCGGCCTCGATCGCGACGGCGACGGCGTCGGTAGAAACCGAGACGCTGTTGGCGCTGCTCACGCCGGCGAGTTCGCCCGCCACGTCGAGCGCGGCGACTTTCGCCGGGTCCGTCGGGTCCGAGACGTCGAGCACGTCGACGCCGCCGAGGTCGGCGTTGATCACGAACAGTCGCTGCGTGGGCGGGTGGTAGTCGACGATTTCGGCACCGCCCTCGTCGAACAGCCCCGACTCGTACCGGCCGATCGATTCGAGGCGGACGGTCCCGCGCTGTGGGACCGCACCGCCTTCGGCCTGGAACACCGCCTGTCCGTCAGCCGCCGTCACGTCGCTGTCCGCGGCCGCCGGCGCGGCCAGCAGTGCGAGTGCAGTACTTCCGGAGAGGCCGAGAAAGCCCCGGCGTCCGAACCGTGTGAGTCGCTGTGAATCTCTCACACGCGACGGTTTCGGCCGACCGAGTTATTTCTGTTCATCATATTATATTTTCAGATATAGAATAGTTTTGAGGTCGTTGTAGCCGTCAACAGCGAACTGGTTCATCAGAGCACACCGCAGTCCACTGATGTACTCCTCATACACACATGGTACACTGTCCCGTACGTAGCCTCTGACACGGGAGGCCTCACCACTACTCGGAAGGCCGCCACCCCGATCGACGGGGGAGAGTCGCTCACACCTCGGGTTCGATGTAGACCATCCCGATCCGGTCGTCGAGCCCGCGGAGTTCGTCCTCGATCGCCGTGACCTCGTCGTCGATATCGCCCGTGTCGCGGTCACCGTCGAAGCTCACGTCGGCGGCGACAAGCACGTCCCCCGGGCCGAAGAAGACGGTCCGGAAGCGATCGATGTGGACGACGCCGTCGTGGGCGGCGATGGTCTCCCGGAGGCGGTCTTCGACGTCCTTCGGGAGCGACTCGCCGAGGAGGAGCCGCTTGTTCTCCCACGCGAGCGCCACGGCGAACCCCATCAGCAAGAGGCCGATGATCACGGCGGCGAACGAGTCGTAGATCGGGTTGCCCGTCACCCGCGTGAGGACGATACCGACGAGGGCGATGGCCGCGCCGGCGAGGGCGATCGCGTCCTCGGTGTACGCCGTCAGGGTGGTGACGTCGCTGGTCTTCTTGAACGCCTCGACGATCCCCGACCAGCCGTACGCCGTGATCTGCCGGTTCATCTCCGCGTTCGCCTTCGCGAACGCGTACGTCTCGAAGGCGATCGCGCCGACGAGGACGACGACGTTCACGAAGAAGGGATCGATCGTCGTCCCGAACAGGGTGAAGGTGCTTCCGCCACCGCCGTGACCGGGGTGGAGGACGGCGTCGT
This Salinigranum marinum DNA region includes the following protein-coding sequences:
- a CDS encoding cation diffusion facilitator family transporter is translated as MGSSTSVVLAALVANGAIAILKFGGFLLTGSPSMLSETYHSISDTGNQVFLLVGIRYSGRKADRKHPFGYGKAQFFYAFLVSVLLFGIAGWESLKHGYDAVLHPGHGGGGSTFTLFGTTIDPFFVNVVVLVGAIAFETYAFAKANAEMNRQITAYGWSGIVEAFKKTSDVTTLTAYTEDAIALAGAAIALVGIVLTRVTGNPIYDSFAAVIIGLLLMGFAVALAWENKRLLLGESLPKDVEDRLRETIAAHDGVVHIDRFRTVFFGPGDVLVAADVSFDGDRDTGDIDDEVTAIEDELRGLDDRIGMVYIEPEV